The Deltaproteobacteria bacterium genome includes the window AAGTCATGTCTTCATGGATGGGGCGCATTGCCGAGCCCGGACGCAAGAAGACCGAGACCCTTCAGTTTGCCTTCCTCCACTCCCCAGATGGCCAGCCGCTCTGCGGCATCATTCCCCTTATCGTCGGTGAGACTGAGAAAGCGGCCTCGGCGACCTGTGACAAACTGGCGGCGTATGGCGGCGGCGCGCTGGTGCGTCAGGACACCCAGATGCCGTACACGGCGATGCAGGCGGCGCTGGATGGGGCCTTCCCCTACAACGCCAACTACTGGGACAAAGGCGTCTTTGTCGACTGGGATCCCGCTGATGGTAAGGCAGCCCAGGACATTATCGATATCGCTGTCAGGAGCTGGAGCAGCAAGCCGGAATTCGCCTCCAAATCGTGTACCTTCCTGCTCTTTATGGAGGTCAACGGTGCCGTGGCCGAGGTTGATCCGGCTTCGACCTCATTTTGCGCTCGCGGCGGACGCCTCTGGTGTACCGCCCTGATCGGCTGGTCCGACGACAACGACCGCAAACGCGCCGCCTGCAAGAAGTGGTGTGACGACTTCGTCGAAGCGTTAGCGCCGTTTCACGTGACGACGTATCTCAACAACGCCATGCCCGAAAACGAGCATGATATGCGGCGCGTGTTTCCGGAAGAAACCATGAAGCGCCTGCGGGCGCTCAAGAAGAAGCACGACCCCGAGGGCATGTTCAAGACGGGGGTATGGCAGTACCAGGCCAACCTCTGAGGCTTTGACGAAAACCATGGTGCCATGAGGCTTGAGAGTCTCACCGCGGCGTGTGCCCGCCGTTTATCTCTCGCTATTTTTCCATGGCGGCCACGCCAGTGCGGGCGATTTCTATGATATTTTCTTTGCCGACCTCATCGAGAAAGGTATCGATCTGTGAAGTGGAGCCGGCTATCTGGACGATTTGAATATCTTTGCCTTTCTTCTCCAGTATTTCAAAATTATAACGTCCGTTAAAGGCGGTGAGATGGTCCAGGTCAACTTCCAGTTTGACGATTGCCGCCTCCCGCCAATAGCTTTTTTGGGTATCAAGCTCTTTGGCGGAGATGACCTCGGTAAACTTCTCCAGTTGTTTTATGACCTGGGTCACCTTGGCAAGATCGTCTTCCTGAAGCGTGATCGTCATCCTGCTTATGCCCGGAACTCGTGAGCTGCAGACCGTTAAGGTCTCAACATTATACATTTTTTTTCTAATCAGCATCGACACTTTGTTGAGAACACCTGGACGGTCGAGCATAAATGCTAAAATGGCTCTTCTCTTCATGATTTGCTTCCCTTTCTTTTCTTCTTAGATGCTGACTTTTTTGAGGGGGGGCGGGTAACGATCATATCACCAAAACCGCCGCCTGATGGAATCATCGGCAGAATGACCTCTGACGGATCGCAGACAAACTCAATCAGTATCGGCCCTTTCTGCGCAATGGCTTTCTTCAGTGCCGGCGTGATGTCCTGGACGTCCTTCACCTTTATATATGGAATGTCATATGCCTGGGCGATAAATCCGTAATTCGGGTTCTGCATGGGGGTTCCGCTGTAACGCCCATCGAAAAAAAGCGTCTGCCACTGCCTGACCATGCCGAGGTAGCCATTGTTAAAAAGAAGCATCTTGATGTCAATCTTATGCTCCATGACGGTTCCCAGCTCCTGTATGTTCATCTGAAAACCGCCATCGCCGCTTATTGACCAGACCCGCTCATTGGGCCGGGCAAGCTTAACCCCTATTGCCATGGGCAGAGAGCATCCCATCGTGCCCGCTCCTCCCGACGAGAACCAGCTGTTTTCTGTCTGGTAATTGTAAAATCTCGCGGCCATCATCTGGTGCTGACCGACATCAGGTACAATGAGATCTTTACCCTTGGTCAGCGTGGACAGCCGATCGACGATCGTTTTCATGAGCAATTTACCGGTATCTCCGATCCCCTCATCGATTTCGGCCTGCAGCTCATCTCTCATCACCGTGCGGTGTTCAGCAATCTTTTGAAACCAGCGGCGTCTTGGTTTGTAGGTAAGGAGCGGGTCATCAACCAGGACCTGGAGCGTCCTGAATACATCGGCATTTATCGCCACTGAAGTTGCAACGTTTTTATCGATCTCGGAGGGATCGATTTCCACGTGGATGACGTCGGCATTGGCGGCATACTCGTTCAACTTGCCGGTGACCCGGTCGTCGAACCTCATGCCAAAGGCTATCAGCAGGTCCGCCTCCATGACGGCCTTGTTGGCTTCCACGGTACCGTGCATTCCCATCATTCCCAAACTCAACGGGTGATCGGACGGCAGGGCGGAAAGGCCGTGCATCGTAAAGGCTATGGGAATATTCACCTTTTCCGCAAATTGTCGCAGCAGGCTGCCGGCATTGCTGTTTATTACACCATGACCACAGAAAATCAGCGGCCTCACGCTCTTGTTGATCAACTTTATTGCCCGATCCAGCGGCTTCCTGTCCGGTGATGGATGGTAGAGATACCCGGGTAAGACGGGTCTATATCCTTTTACATTAAAGCTGTATGTGGGAGATACCGAATCATTCTGTATATCTTTCGGGATATCGACCAAAACCGGCCCGCCACGGCCAGTGGTAGCCACGTAATATGCTTCATGGATAGTCGACTCAATGTCGTCAGCGTGGAGGGGCATGTAGGTCTGCTTGCAAATGGGCATCATCACCCCGACGACGTCACTCTCCTGAAAGGCATCGGTGGCAATGACACCGGTAGCGACCTGCCCGGTCACTATCAACATCGGCACCGA containing:
- the ilvB gene encoding biosynthetic-type acetolactate synthase large subunit is translated as MTGKEKLLSALKTKGIQYIFGYTGGTIMPVFDEMDKMKQFQFIMSRHEQGAAFMAQGLSRGSLSTDNPQLGVCMATSGPGAMNLTTGVADAHMDSVPMLIVTGQVATGVIATDAFQESDVVGVMMPICKQTYMPLHADDIESTIHEAYYVATTGRGGPVLVDIPKDIQNDSVSPTYSFNVKGYRPVLPGYLYHPSPDRKPLDRAIKLINKSVRPLIFCGHGVINSNAGSLLRQFAEKVNIPIAFTMHGLSALPSDHPLSLGMMGMHGTVEANKAVMEADLLIAFGMRFDDRVTGKLNEYAANADVIHVEIDPSEIDKNVATSVAINADVFRTLQVLVDDPLLTYKPRRRWFQKIAEHRTVMRDELQAEIDEGIGDTGKLLMKTIVDRLSTLTKGKDLIVPDVGQHQMMAARFYNYQTENSWFSSGGAGTMGCSLPMAIGVKLARPNERVWSISGDGGFQMNIQELGTVMEHKIDIKMLLFNNGYLGMVRQWQTLFFDGRYSGTPMQNPNYGFIAQAYDIPYIKVKDVQDITPALKKAIAQKGPILIEFVCDPSEVILPMIPSGGGFGDMIVTRPPSKKSASKKKRKGSKS
- the ilvN gene encoding acetolactate synthase small subunit, which gives rise to MKRRAILAFMLDRPGVLNKVSMLIRKKMYNVETLTVCSSRVPGISRMTITLQEDDLAKVTQVIKQLEKFTEVISAKELDTQKSYWREAAIVKLEVDLDHLTAFNGRYNFEILEKKGKDIQIVQIAGSTSQIDTFLDEVGKENIIEIARTGVAAMEK
- a CDS encoding FAD-dependent oxidoreductase, coding for REAFEAARLRGWNRDLNRRVIPLGFVVASGTRDVATTVKYCRSNNLAITVRGKGAHSPYGMADDAVVIDLVKMTAVRVDPENRLVYVQAGANGGDVDHETALHNLICLTGSVSHTGFAGVALGGGIGHLSRWLGAVVDSIVSYEMVTAEGAVVRVDASRDPELFWGMRGNGASFGIVTEFVLKLRDMPNGGIIRAAPILWGADNANEVMSSWMGRIAEPGRKKTETLQFAFLHSPDGQPLCGIIPLIVGETEKAASATCDKLAAYGGGALVRQDTQMPYTAMQAALDGAFPYNANYWDKGVFVDWDPADGKAAQDIIDIAVRSWSSKPEFASKSCTFLLFMEVNGAVAEVDPASTSFCARGGRLWCTALIGWSDDNDRKRAACKKWCDDFVEALAPFHVTTYLNNAMPENEHDMRRVFPEETMKRLRALKKKHDPEGMFKTGVWQYQANL